In Ostrea edulis chromosome 4, xbOstEdul1.1, whole genome shotgun sequence, a single window of DNA contains:
- the LOC125668334 gene encoding golgin subfamily A member 6-like protein 22, with the protein MTEGGLFTSAHSVRNYRKEKTMTRSSINNTGIRPSPYQEEKDIRENKLNPKDTVRVEVLQEKIKIDSKNHEKEKRKITSEKDQTINRLETDNENLKIEVAMKSDKIKQLDIANDKKEFKLQHKENIIKGMRDENENLKQRVEDLHREIKHLESEREKISEKHNQTMSTVEHQSERIKEMEERITALKTELDKVKSEREIYEKKMMEKITMMGDKMEAREKEARCREEERERKMEKREKQREEEAKRRERLREEESIKRERKNSEEAKKNMQRVEEKMEMIMSQLVRSTNSIQQDIKSNARGIPRNDNLVITEAKHFQIQNDNHYYGEHNHVRQPGAVNRGRIQPQTRYSFPATSLQSRRGINPRNLYR; encoded by the coding sequence aaaacCATGACCCGTTCTAGCATAAATAACACTGGAATACGTCCATCGCCCTATCAGGAAGAAAAGGACATCAGAGAGAACAAACTCAACCCTAAAGATACGGTTCGAGTAGAGGTCTTAcaggaaaaaattaaaatagatTCCAAAAACCACGAAAAGGAGAAAAGAAAGATCACGTCCGAAAAGGACCAAACTATAAATCGTCTGGAAACGGATAACGAAAACCTCAAAATCGAGGTGGCCATGAAGTCCGACAAAATTAAGCAGTTGGATATTGCCAATGATAAGAAGGAGTTTAAACTTCAACATAAAGAAAATATCATCAAAGGGATGCGCGATGAAAACGAAAACCTCAAGCAGCGTGTTGAGGACCTTCATCGGGAAATAAAACACCTGGAAAGCGAAAGGGAAAAGATTTCCGAAAAACATAACCAGACAATGTCGACGGTAGAGCATCAAAGCGAAAGGATAAAAGAAATGGAAGAAAGAATCACGGCACTGAAAACTGAGCTCGATAAAGTAAAATCAGAAAGAGAAatctatgaaaagaaaatgatggAGAAAATTACGATGATGGGAGATAAAATGGAAGCCCGTGAAAAAGAAGCAAGATGTCGCGAGGAAGAACGGGAGAGGAAGATggaaaaaagagaaaaacaGAGAGAAGAGGAAGCGAAACGGAGAGAGCGACTACGGGAAGAAGAATCCATAaaacgagagagaaaaaacagTGAAGAGGCCAAGAAAAACATGCAAAGGGTGGAGGAGAAAATGGAGATGATTATGAGTCAACTCGTTCGCAGCACAAATTCAATACAGCAAGATATCAAATCAAATGCTAGAGGTATACCCAGAAATGACAATTTAGTAATCACGGAAGCGAAACATTTTCAGATCCAAAACGACAACCATTATTACGGAGAGCACAATCATGTAAGACAGCCAGGCGCTGTCAACAGAGGGAGAATACAACCACAAACTCGGTATTCGTTTCCTGCGACTTCATTGCAAAGCAGAAGAGGGATAAACCCACGAAACCTGTACAGATGA
- the LOC125668338 gene encoding uncharacterized protein LOC125668338, with protein sequence MKWWTFITILVIVISLVHAKGGRGGGGFRGRGYRGGSRGSSRSSRSYRSSFSGNRLSSSSSIRSALLLGTVYGASRYRQRTRFRSDGTLPVVCYNDRYNMSANGTVSLSYKGRFFCPLDESMSEDYRYCCGEEGLQYCCKFWDVPGHIAGVVIGVIAFAVLLFIGVFCIIRHCSRSRRSPSTPNVKTFNGHENPPAYQPPAYEMHNSQANDKLPYPSSTNYTYGMDNNGYTPSAPYPATDSTWGTKY encoded by the exons ATGAAATGGTGGACTTTTATAACCATTCTTGTGATAG TTATTTCACTGGTCCATGCAAAAGGTGGACGAGGtggtggcggatttagaggtcGCGGGTATAGAGGTGGTTCCAGAGGGAGTAGCAGATCTAGTAGAAGTTACAGGTCCTCGTTCAGCGGAAATCGCTTGTCCAGCTCCAGCAGTATTCGGTCCGCTCTTTTGCTGGGAACAGTCTATGGAGCTTCTCGCTACCGTCAAAGAACCAGATTTCGAAGCGATGGCACGT TGCCAGTGGTGTGTTACAACGATAGGTATAACATGAGTGCTAACGGAACAGTGTCCCTGTCGTACAAGGGTCGTTTTTTCTGCCCTTTGGATGAGAGTATGTCGGAGGATTACCGCTACTGTTGTGGGGAGGAAGGCCTACAATACTGCTGTAAATTCTGGGATGT ACCTGGTCACATTGCGGGGGTGGTCATTGGAGTTATAGCCTTTGCTGTCCTGTTGTTTATTGGCGTTTTCTGTATCATTAGACATTGTTCCAGGAGCAGAAGGTCACCAAGTACCCCTA ATGTTAAAACTTTCAATGGACATGAAAACCCACCAGCCTATCAGCCTCCTGCCTACGAGATGCATAATTCGCAAGCAAACGATAAACTGCCATATCCATCTAGCACAAATTATACGTACGGAATGGACAACAACGGCTACACACCGTCTGCTCCCTACCCAGCTACGGACAGCACGTGGGGTACCAAATACTGA